One window of Solwaraspora sp. WMMA2056 genomic DNA carries:
- a CDS encoding GntR family transcriptional regulator, with translation MIDPDGPVPLYRQLADLLRAQIEAGELPPGRPIPSVVQLQQRYGLARGTVLHTVRVLVDEGLVQVVKGRGVFVRPR, from the coding sequence GTGATCGATCCGGACGGGCCGGTGCCGCTCTACCGCCAACTCGCGGACCTGCTTCGCGCCCAGATCGAAGCCGGAGAACTACCGCCGGGCCGGCCGATCCCCAGCGTCGTCCAGCTTCAGCAGCGGTACGGACTCGCCCGAGGGACCGTGCTACACACCGTGCGTGTCCTCGTAGACGAGGGCCTCGTCCAAGTGGTCAAAGGGCGGGGCGTCTTCGTCAGGCCGAGGTGA